In Bremerella alba, one DNA window encodes the following:
- the gmd gene encoding GDP-mannose 4,6-dehydratase codes for MRVALITGITGQDGAYLAKFLLAKGYQVHGMVRRGSTLPFERIADLTEKITLHQGDLLDQMALNRLIERVQPSEVYNLAAQSFVPTSFDQPILTGEVTGLGVTRILEAIRTVDTNIRFYQASSSEMFGKVYEEPQRETTPFWPRSPYGVSKMYGHWMTVNYRESYNLFASSGILFNHESPLRGTEFVTRKISYAVAKIVHGQQSELRLGNLDAERDWGFAGDYVEAMWLMLQADTPDDFVVATGQKHTVREFCRLAFERVNLEWEKYVVVDERFYRPADVNTLCGDPSKAREELGWEPKVSFEQLVHMMVDEDMKRVKAEIKLAEEQA; via the coding sequence ATGCGAGTGGCACTAATTACCGGAATCACCGGGCAAGATGGCGCGTACTTGGCAAAGTTTCTGCTGGCCAAGGGGTACCAGGTCCATGGGATGGTGCGACGTGGTAGCACGCTTCCCTTTGAGCGGATTGCGGATCTGACCGAGAAGATCACACTGCATCAAGGGGATTTGCTCGACCAGATGGCACTCAATCGGCTGATCGAACGCGTTCAGCCGTCGGAGGTCTACAACCTGGCCGCGCAAAGCTTCGTGCCGACCAGCTTCGATCAGCCAATCCTTACCGGCGAAGTCACCGGCCTGGGCGTTACTCGCATCTTGGAAGCGATCCGCACGGTCGACACGAACATCCGTTTCTATCAGGCCTCGAGCAGCGAGATGTTCGGTAAGGTCTACGAAGAGCCCCAGCGGGAAACGACGCCGTTTTGGCCACGCAGTCCTTACGGTGTCTCGAAGATGTATGGCCATTGGATGACGGTCAATTATCGCGAAAGTTATAACCTCTTCGCCAGCAGTGGGATCTTGTTCAACCACGAGTCTCCTCTTCGCGGAACCGAATTCGTGACCCGTAAAATCTCGTACGCGGTGGCGAAGATTGTTCATGGCCAGCAAAGCGAACTTCGCCTGGGGAACCTCGACGCGGAACGTGACTGGGGATTCGCCGGCGACTATGTCGAAGCGATGTGGTTAATGCTGCAGGCCGATACGCCTGACGACTTTGTTGTGGCAACCGGCCAGAAGCATACGGTCCGCGAGTTCTGCCGCTTGGCCTTCGAGCGGGTCAATCTCGAATGGGAGAAGTACGTTGTTGTCGATGAGCGGTTCTATCGCCCGGCCGACGTCAACACGCTGTGCGGCGATCCGAGTAAGGCTCGCGAAGAACTGGGCTGGGAGCCGAAAGTCTCGTTCGAGCAGTTGGTGCACATGATGGTGGACGAAGACATGAAACGTGTCAAAGCCGAAATTAAACTCGCTGAGGAGCAGGCGTGA
- a CDS encoding type III pantothenate kinase → MPVESLIAADIGNTRVHFARFENFRADEVTPPVSTYSYSTYSSDIQGLRNWLTDATLPWYTVSVHRSALATLEAFSKIEPRVNSFTALDHLKLPIDIAIDAPEKIGLDRLAAAVAANHMREKDRPAIVVDAGTAITIDVVSAQGEFVGGAILPGMRTSAKALAAQTDALPQISIDLENQPTAIGTNTTQAMQSGLFWGSVGAVRETIRRVSDQLASDSPPQIFFSGGDVNYLAPWIDLEIETVDHLVLRGVALAAQTL, encoded by the coding sequence GTGCCGGTCGAGTCTCTCATCGCCGCTGACATTGGCAACACGCGGGTACACTTTGCCCGTTTTGAAAACTTCCGTGCGGATGAAGTCACACCGCCGGTCTCGACCTATTCGTATTCGACCTATTCATCGGATATCCAAGGGCTGCGAAACTGGCTAACCGACGCCACCCTTCCCTGGTACACCGTCAGTGTGCATCGCTCGGCACTCGCTACGCTGGAAGCGTTTTCAAAGATTGAACCGCGTGTTAATTCGTTTACCGCTCTGGACCACCTGAAGCTGCCCATCGATATTGCCATCGATGCACCCGAGAAGATCGGCTTAGACCGACTTGCCGCCGCGGTTGCCGCAAATCATATGCGGGAGAAAGATCGACCTGCAATCGTGGTCGACGCCGGTACGGCCATTACCATCGATGTGGTCTCGGCCCAAGGAGAGTTCGTCGGTGGTGCCATTCTGCCTGGCATGCGCACCAGTGCGAAAGCACTCGCCGCACAAACCGACGCATTGCCGCAGATTTCCATCGACCTGGAAAACCAACCTACGGCGATCGGTACCAATACAACGCAAGCCATGCAAAGCGGTCTCTTCTGGGGCTCGGTTGGGGCAGTTCGGGAAACCATCCGCCGCGTTTCTGATCAACTCGCTTCAGATAGTCCTCCACAAATCTTCTTCAGCGGCGGTGACGTGAACTACCTGGCTCCGTGGATCGACCTGGAAATCGAAACGGTCGATCACTTGGTGCTACGTGGAGTCGCTTTAGCGGCTCAGACTCTGTAG
- the obgE gene encoding GTPase ObgE, giving the protein MFVDRVQIEVEAGGGGNGCSSFRRERYIPRGGPDGGDGGDGGSIIIIAEEGVNSLVQLAHQHHWRGKRGSHGSGSNRTGRKGEDIVIKVPPGTVVIDAKEGFVLKDLAKDGDQLVAARGGKGGRGNLSFKSSVNRAPRECQPGDPGEKRLLALELKSIADVGLIGKPNAGKSTLLSRLSRARPEIADYPFTTKFPNLGQVQIDMDTSFILADIPGLIEGAADGVGLGHEFLRHVERAGLLVHLVEPAPVDGTDPLENYHSIRKELEAYNPKLAARPEVTCVTKAELPDAEEFHATLQQELGREVFLISAVTGQGLNEMIRQVSQQLEATKNDTEGA; this is encoded by the coding sequence ATGTTTGTCGATCGGGTACAAATCGAAGTCGAAGCCGGGGGTGGAGGAAATGGCTGTTCCAGCTTCCGCCGCGAGCGATATATCCCTAGAGGCGGTCCTGACGGCGGCGATGGTGGCGACGGCGGAAGCATCATTATCATTGCCGAAGAAGGCGTCAACAGCCTGGTTCAACTCGCCCACCAACATCACTGGCGCGGTAAACGAGGGAGCCACGGAAGTGGTTCCAACCGCACCGGACGCAAAGGGGAAGACATCGTCATCAAAGTTCCTCCGGGAACCGTAGTGATCGATGCCAAGGAAGGCTTCGTCCTGAAGGATCTCGCTAAGGATGGAGATCAACTCGTCGCAGCACGCGGCGGTAAAGGGGGACGTGGCAATCTCAGTTTTAAATCAAGCGTCAACCGCGCCCCGCGAGAATGCCAACCCGGCGACCCCGGCGAAAAGCGTTTACTGGCTCTCGAACTGAAGTCGATCGCCGACGTAGGGCTGATCGGCAAACCGAACGCTGGCAAAAGTACGCTGCTGTCACGACTCTCCCGCGCAAGACCTGAAATTGCCGACTACCCGTTTACCACTAAGTTTCCGAATCTTGGTCAGGTTCAGATCGACATGGATACGAGCTTCATTCTGGCCGACATCCCCGGTCTGATTGAAGGTGCGGCAGATGGGGTTGGCCTTGGCCACGAGTTTCTACGTCATGTTGAACGCGCCGGCCTTTTGGTTCACCTTGTCGAGCCTGCCCCGGTCGACGGAACCGATCCGCTAGAGAACTACCATTCCATTCGAAAGGAACTGGAAGCCTACAATCCCAAGCTGGCCGCGCGTCCCGAAGTGACCTGCGTCACTAAAGCGGAACTCCCAGACGCAGAAGAGTTCCATGCGACTTTACAGCAAGAGCTTGGTCGCGAAGTCTTTCTGATTTCGGCTGTCACCGGGCAAGGCCTGAACGAAATGATTCGGCAGGTTTCCCAACAACTGGAGGCCACCAAGAACGATACGGAGGGTGCCTAG
- the gyrA gene encoding DNA gyrase subunit A encodes MSIEDELKESYLTYAMSVIVSRALPDVRDGLKPSQRRILVAMNDLNLTPGSSRVKCAKISGDTSGNYHPHGESVIYPTLVRMAQDWNMRYVLVDKQGNFGSIAGLPPAAMRYTEARMSGFAQLLLEDLKLDTVDYVPTYDEARTEPTVLPSKFPNLLVNGANGIAVGMATSIPPNNLREICQSVIRLIDEPDTSLDEILNIVQGPDFPTGGIICGRAAIRQGYKTGRSTIVVRSHTTIEEAKSGAKIIIHDIPYQQTRDRVEEKIAALVNEGRIQGIRSVSNLSDLQEPVRIVIELKRDADPDIVLNQLYQFSPIQDSFSIILLALVDGKPRTMSIKEMLEEFIRHRVIVIRRRTQFLLAKARQRKHTIEGLLLALADIDEIIRIIRASKTQAEAKQRLMGVECPASMMARALGETGFSQFQMERGESDVYFLTSVQTDAILRMTLGQLVNLEQEKLAGEHAKLLEEIAEYLHILSDEANILAIIREQMEEIDRRFGDVRRTEISHEEIGNIDLEDLIEEETMVVSISTKGYIKRTPASIYKAQRRGGKGIKGAKSEEEDPIRHLFVASTHAYVLFFTTKGKVLWQKVYDLPNLSRESRGRAVVNLLQLEEGEHIADCRAVRDFNMPDHCLVMATRKGLVKKTLLEAYSRPKKNGIIAIKLKEDDELIDVAITKPGDELVLSTEKGMAIRFRESDARAMGRNSSGVKGINLTKGDNLVGMVVADPDAQLLTVCENGYGKRTNFGPGLAIQEDDGADDGSSEDSGTDNDAAENGAAEEESTSGSARYRTQKRGGKGLRDIKTTDRNGKVVAVARVDDSDEILMMTARGKIQRIAAGEISMVGRNTQGVRIMSMIEGDSLAAVVRVPKEDADDDEVVETESPDSPAPESAPQAVDQPAEAAEEESGDEESGSEDSGEE; translated from the coding sequence ATCGCGGGTTAAATGCGCTAAGATCAGCGGCGACACCTCGGGTAACTATCACCCGCATGGTGAGTCGGTCATCTATCCGACGCTCGTCCGTATGGCCCAAGACTGGAACATGCGTTACGTGCTGGTCGACAAGCAGGGGAACTTCGGCTCGATTGCCGGTTTGCCTCCGGCTGCTATGCGATATACGGAAGCTCGCATGTCGGGCTTCGCCCAGCTTCTGCTGGAAGACTTGAAGCTTGATACGGTCGACTATGTTCCGACCTACGATGAAGCTCGCACCGAGCCGACCGTTTTGCCGAGCAAGTTCCCTAACTTGCTGGTCAACGGGGCCAATGGTATTGCGGTTGGTATGGCGACCTCCATTCCGCCCAATAACCTGCGCGAGATCTGCCAGTCTGTCATTCGTTTGATTGACGAGCCTGATACGTCTCTGGACGAGATTCTTAATATCGTCCAGGGGCCTGACTTCCCAACCGGCGGCATCATCTGTGGCCGGGCAGCGATCCGCCAAGGTTACAAGACTGGCCGCAGCACGATCGTCGTTCGCTCGCACACGACAATCGAAGAAGCCAAGAGCGGCGCGAAGATCATCATTCACGACATCCCTTACCAGCAGACTCGCGACCGCGTGGAAGAAAAGATCGCCGCGCTGGTCAACGAAGGACGCATTCAGGGGATTCGCTCGGTCAGCAACCTTTCCGACCTGCAAGAACCGGTGCGGATTGTCATCGAGCTGAAGCGTGACGCCGATCCCGACATCGTGCTGAATCAGCTATACCAGTTCTCGCCGATCCAAGATTCGTTCTCGATCATCTTGCTGGCGCTGGTCGACGGCAAGCCGCGGACGATGTCGATCAAGGAAATGCTGGAGGAATTCATCCGGCACCGCGTGATCGTCATTCGCCGTCGCACGCAGTTCCTGCTGGCCAAGGCACGACAGCGAAAGCACACCATCGAAGGTCTGCTTCTGGCGCTGGCTGACATCGACGAAATCATCCGCATCATTCGCGCGTCGAAGACTCAGGCTGAAGCCAAGCAGCGTTTGATGGGCGTCGAATGTCCTGCTTCGATGATGGCCCGGGCCTTAGGCGAAACAGGGTTCTCGCAGTTCCAAATGGAACGTGGTGAATCGGATGTCTACTTCCTGACTTCGGTTCAGACCGATGCGATCTTGCGGATGACGCTCGGTCAGTTGGTGAACTTAGAGCAGGAGAAACTGGCTGGCGAGCACGCCAAGCTTCTCGAGGAAATCGCCGAGTACCTGCACATCTTGTCGGACGAAGCCAACATCCTGGCGATCATCCGCGAGCAGATGGAAGAGATCGACCGTCGCTTTGGTGACGTTCGTCGCACCGAGATCTCGCACGAAGAGATCGGCAACATCGATCTCGAAGACCTCATCGAAGAAGAAACGATGGTGGTCTCGATCAGCACCAAGGGGTACATCAAGCGAACCCCGGCCAGCATCTACAAAGCCCAGCGCCGCGGCGGCAAAGGCATTAAAGGTGCCAAAAGCGAAGAGGAAGATCCAATTCGCCACTTGTTTGTCGCCTCGACCCACGCCTACGTGCTCTTCTTCACGACCAAGGGGAAGGTTCTGTGGCAAAAGGTGTATGACCTGCCGAATCTCAGCCGCGAAAGTCGCGGCCGGGCCGTGGTGAACCTGCTGCAACTAGAAGAAGGCGAACACATCGCCGATTGTCGCGCTGTGCGTGATTTCAATATGCCTGATCATTGCCTGGTGATGGCCACTCGCAAAGGCCTGGTTAAGAAGACCTTGCTCGAAGCATATAGTCGCCCCAAGAAGAACGGCATCATCGCGATCAAGCTTAAGGAAGACGACGAATTGATCGATGTTGCCATCACCAAGCCGGGTGACGAGCTGGTCCTTTCGACCGAAAAAGGCATGGCTATCCGCTTCCGTGAGAGCGATGCCCGAGCGATGGGCCGCAACTCGAGCGGCGTGAAGGGGATCAACCTCACCAAGGGCGACAACCTGGTGGGTATGGTCGTCGCCGATCCGGACGCTCAGCTTCTAACAGTGTGCGAGAACGGTTACGGCAAACGTACCAATTTCGGCCCCGGCTTGGCGATTCAGGAAGATGACGGAGCGGACGACGGTAGCTCTGAAGATAGCGGTACGGATAACGATGCTGCCGAGAACGGTGCAGCCGAAGAAGAGTCGACTTCCGGCAGCGCTCGATACCGCACGCAAAAGCGCGGCGGCAAAGGCCTGCGAGACATTAAAACGACGGACCGCAACGGCAAGGTGGTCGCGGTGGCTCGCGTCGACGACTCGGACGAAATCTTGATGATGACCGCCCGAGGGAAAATCCAGCGGATTGCTGCTGGCGAGATCAGCATGGTCGGTCGTAACACGCAAGGTGTTCGTATCATGTCGATGATCGAAGGGGATAGTCTGGCCGCCGTCGTTCGTGTTCCGAAGGAAGACGCCGACGACGATGAAGTCGTGGAGACAGAATCACCCGATTCGCCGGCTCCCGAGTCAGCACCCCAAGCAGTCGACCAGCCCGCTGAAGCCGCTGAAGAAGAATCGGGCGACGAGGAATCTGGTAGCGAAGATTCGGGCGAGGAGTAG
- the rpmA gene encoding 50S ribosomal protein L27 has protein sequence MAHKKGQGSSRNGRDSNPQYRGVKKYGGQTVKAGSILVRQLGTKFRAGKNVGMGKDFTLFALTPGTVMFDQGSRRINIVTEAN, from the coding sequence ATGGCCCATAAGAAAGGTCAAGGTTCTAGCCGTAACGGTCGCGATTCTAACCCACAGTATCGCGGAGTGAAGAAGTACGGCGGCCAAACCGTTAAGGCTGGCAGCATTCTCGTTCGCCAACTGGGTACCAAGTTCCGCGCCGGCAAGAACGTCGGCATGGGCAAAGACTTCACCTTGTTCGCTTTGACCCCTGGCACGGTCATGTTCGACCAAGGCAGCCGACGCATCAACATCGTGACGGAAGCCAATTAG
- the nadA gene encoding quinolinate synthase NadA encodes MSTVSLGSFDFAPYRSLSNEELTARIQKVRDDQGSKLLILGHHYQQDEVIEMSDLRGDSYQLSKMAAESSDCRYIVFCGVHFMAETADILANRPEKIQERNGQRVTVVLPDMAAGCSMADMAAIDQVENAWEDLGEVIDTNDITPVTYINSAASLKSFVGKHGGIVCTSSNADKALKWAFNRTSRVLFFPDQHLGRNTALTMGITEDQMPVWNPFAGDLGGSSEAQLVDSKVILWQGHCSVHQMFKEEHVDAFRQNHPGIKILVHPECMREVNEIADVSGSTGKIIETVRNAPAGTKWAIGTELHLVNRLKKEHPEQEIHFLSPVVCMCSTMYRIDLAHLCWTLENLAAGTPVNEIYVDDETAKWSRVALERMLEVSA; translated from the coding sequence ATGTCGACCGTTTCCCTGGGATCTTTCGATTTCGCCCCCTATCGATCCCTTTCCAACGAGGAACTGACCGCGCGAATCCAAAAGGTTCGCGACGACCAAGGCAGTAAGCTTCTCATCCTGGGACATCACTATCAGCAGGACGAAGTGATCGAGATGTCCGATCTCCGCGGCGATAGCTACCAACTCAGCAAAATGGCTGCCGAAAGTAGCGACTGTCGCTACATTGTCTTCTGTGGCGTCCATTTTATGGCAGAAACAGCGGACATTCTTGCCAATCGCCCTGAAAAGATCCAAGAGCGTAATGGCCAACGCGTCACCGTGGTTCTGCCGGATATGGCCGCTGGCTGCTCGATGGCCGATATGGCCGCGATCGACCAAGTTGAAAACGCCTGGGAGGACCTGGGAGAGGTCATTGACACAAACGACATCACCCCAGTCACTTACATCAATTCTGCAGCCAGCTTGAAATCATTCGTGGGTAAGCACGGAGGCATCGTATGCACCTCGAGCAACGCCGACAAAGCCTTAAAATGGGCGTTCAATCGCACCAGTCGAGTACTGTTCTTCCCCGACCAGCACCTAGGCCGGAACACGGCTTTGACCATGGGAATCACGGAAGACCAGATGCCTGTGTGGAACCCCTTTGCCGGCGATCTCGGTGGCAGTTCAGAGGCGCAACTCGTTGACAGCAAAGTGATTCTGTGGCAAGGGCACTGCAGCGTGCATCAGATGTTCAAGGAGGAGCATGTCGACGCGTTCCGACAAAACCACCCTGGAATCAAAATTCTCGTGCATCCAGAATGCATGCGGGAAGTCAACGAGATCGCGGATGTCTCTGGCTCGACGGGTAAGATCATCGAGACGGTCCGTAACGCCCCCGCCGGTACGAAGTGGGCAATTGGAACCGAACTCCATTTGGTCAATAGACTTAAGAAGGAACACCCCGAGCAGGAAATTCACTTCCTCAGCCCGGTGGTTTGCATGTGTTCGACCATGTACCGCATCGACTTAGCCCATCTTTGTTGGACGCTGGAGAATTTGGCCGCTGGCACACCAGTGAACGAGATCTATGTTGACGACGAAACGGCCAAGTGGTCTCGAGTTGCACTTGAGCGAATGCTGGAAGTATCGGCTTAA
- a CDS encoding NAD-dependent epimerase/dehydratase family protein, which translates to MNSLITGINGFVGQHLASYLRSCGDDVRGTYVGSQPSSDLDLKWEISQPASPTLIDTLKEFSPDVIYHLAAISHPGSCGDDLPTETCKAVNILGTRHVADLALSLPSEPRVIFTSSSKVYGGRTQEQPWAKEDDTLQPHGGYAHSKWAGENLLRDRIDQGLKAIIARAFNHTGPGQSPIYLVPEWCEKIRDADGPQSVRSLTTSLDLSDVRDVVRIYRLLAQKGSLGESYNVGSGQAITTADIWNTLCDISGKQVEVTAEKPGPSQQPIADVSKLHEAIGSIERITLRQTLEDVFQD; encoded by the coding sequence GTGAATTCTCTGATTACCGGCATCAATGGATTCGTCGGGCAGCACCTTGCGTCGTATCTGCGATCATGCGGGGATGACGTTCGCGGAACGTATGTGGGTAGTCAGCCATCGTCCGATCTCGATCTGAAGTGGGAGATCTCGCAGCCGGCGAGTCCTACGCTGATCGATACGCTCAAAGAGTTTTCGCCGGATGTGATCTACCATCTGGCCGCCATTAGTCACCCCGGCAGTTGTGGCGATGATCTTCCCACCGAAACCTGCAAGGCAGTCAACATCTTGGGAACGCGTCATGTGGCCGACTTGGCTTTGTCGCTTCCTTCCGAGCCGCGCGTCATCTTCACCAGCAGCAGCAAGGTTTACGGAGGCCGCACACAAGAGCAGCCATGGGCGAAAGAAGACGACACGCTGCAGCCCCACGGTGGCTATGCCCATAGCAAATGGGCAGGCGAAAACCTCTTGCGAGATCGCATCGATCAGGGGTTAAAGGCTATCATCGCGCGGGCATTCAACCATACCGGTCCTGGCCAGAGCCCCATTTACTTGGTGCCTGAGTGGTGCGAGAAGATCCGAGATGCCGACGGTCCTCAGTCGGTCCGGTCGCTTACGACTTCGCTCGACTTAAGTGACGTCCGCGACGTTGTTCGCATTTATCGCTTGCTTGCTCAGAAGGGGAGCTTGGGAGAAAGCTACAATGTGGGTAGCGGTCAAGCGATCACGACTGCTGACATCTGGAACACGCTGTGCGATATCAGCGGTAAGCAGGTCGAAGTGACGGCGGAAAAGCCGGGGCCCTCGCAGCAACCAATTGCCGACGTATCGAAACTGCATGAAGCCATCGGGTCGATCGAGCGGATTACTTTGCGTCAGACCTTAGAAGACGTCTTTCAAGACTAA